A stretch of the Gymnogyps californianus isolate 813 chromosome 15, ASM1813914v2, whole genome shotgun sequence genome encodes the following:
- the GTF3C1 gene encoding general transcription factor 3C polypeptide 1 isoform X1 → MEALWVLLDEVALEGLDGITPGALWHRLGARTPPFPLPLEPATQQLLWAALSAQPDVSFYLLPRARLPLRLHDRYEEIDLETGILETKRDPVPSDDIYPVHMILDNKDGIQGSCQYFKERIDITDQIRRKDLQPCYTYIEAVEKWGEKLVIVASQDQRYRALIGWEGDPDLKLPDFSYCILERLGRARWQGELQRDLHSGAFKVDAGKIHYHRRVLDRNGLITMQSHVIRLPSGAQQHSILLLLTRFHVDRRSKYDILMEKLSSMLSARSNQMETLGNLREELGLCERTFKRLYQYMMNAGLAKVISIPLQDIHPNGGPYKTKKGTDVMVRCLKLLKEFRKKMEDYHDDDEEEIITKAVQPVDIVCERDMLTQAYELIESRGTKGISQAEIRLAMNVGKLEARMLCRLLERYKVVKGFMEDEGRQRTTKYISYIFAEESDLNRQFEREKARSEQLATVTLALVPEDSPPVEDVSPGEDDTLVSESDNEEGKDGKKRGKGQKANSGSLLKLSFQDDTHQSTPAKGSKPTAVKSQGKKLPSPQILEEPDELPDNISGETSTLETLKQESSLSTCAHSADEDGDVAVVEEVRLEDPKKTCGQKKEKRSKATAVERSHETYRLLKRRNLIVEAVRNLRLIESLFTLQKMVMDQEKQEGVSTKCCKKSIVRLVQKLAQEGLLRLYRTTVIQDGISKKVEFVVHPSVSPNDPLVKSAIEQVRFRISNSSTANRIKVPQTPTSQDHAEEENVGQEAVPDSGETQESSCKADNNSRARKTDEKMGITQLKNYHPVTVPGLGRSLGFLPKMPRLRMVHMFLWYLIYGHPLNGTQQKGGSDGEKKGSKQGLDVNAAVLEAQPDGTLEIMTTVVNPESSAQETEVELSNQTVYVDDVSWMRYVPPLPVHREFGFGWALVSDILLCLPLSLFVQIVQVSYKVDGLEDFLNDPLKKHTLIRFLPRSVRQQLLYKRRYIFSVVENLQRLCYMGLIQFGPTEKFQDKDQVFVYMKRNAVIVDTTICDPHYNLAQSSRPFERRLYVLNTMQDVENFWFDLQCVCLNTPLGVVRCPRSKRSNLQGEETALDVEMEQESAVDKHNLERKCAMLEYTTGSREVVDDGTIPGDGLGAAGLDSSFYGHLKRNWIWTSYIINKTRKESTVSENGLTVRLQTFLTKHPLPLSTGGNKINILGEGKVGSESLVHKEECIEISKEPTQDRTKRVRGGKSQKRKRLRKDIGKKTKKKKKEEDSVEKSKRLRYHDEADQSALQRMTRLRVTWTVQEDSLLMLCRIASHVLNAKVKGPFVPWQVVRDIMHASFEESLDKTSHSVGRRARYIVRNPQTYLNYKVCLAEVYQDKALIEDFMNRENNYEDPQVCAKEFKEFVERLKEKFSSTLGNPKLEIPDTLQELFSRFRVLAIGEDTNQNAKEDSLSSVYDIHFLVLQNLIQSTLALSDNQMKSCQSFQTFRLYREYRDDILVKAFLECQKRSLVNRRRVNHTLGPKKSRALPFVPMSYQLSQSYYRVFTWRFPSTICTESFQFLEKLKDAEKSDQPDNFSFKDQENKASEGMIAFPMDGPGGQCVAMLSLFSLGLVSVNVRIPEQIVVVDSTMVENEVIKSLGKEGLEDDDDDDDDLDDSSGGKRRIEVKARQASHTNYLLMRGYYAPGIVSTRNLSPSDNIVVNSCQVKVKLRCTPVPGRLSSPVSSLLDNMVVGVSCLPETFTRLIKVQEENYEVDQFLHECTERYGYNPRDVAAVLEIRNAIEATSHFGICKAELSKRFCSYEEVEPERTRSLEQYIQDLIEMQQVLEVGGHAVRLVAIVFAKPWLLHSVCLKNKPDDSDQQGADTTLPDVQQDCLPSEPKKGEECSREEEQLGKDTQSLSDEEPPRKRCKTQNAVLQDGSQLCQGSQSGLKSANENNFDAGVTDPVAMKEALIMDEETGSLEGQTEHPAEHPVGAPDAVNVDTYKKQDKSCSEDKELEVENDELSTEHNKQIPSLEQSANEQDDDLSYLQENPGVSKGSSMTDVPQAARDRACENICFIGRPWRIVDGNLNKPVCKGMMEAVLYHIMTKPGITEGMLLHHYTGVLQPVAVLEILQGLETLGCVRRFYMKKPSLVSLFSRPVIEEQLNNPKLSETPTIYYEPTIDCTLRLGRVFPCEVNWNKWVQIIPV, encoded by the exons ATGGAGGCGCTATGGGTGCTGCTGGACGAGGTGGCCCTGGAGGGGCTGGACGGCATCACGCCGGGCGCGCTGTGGCACCGCCTGGGCGCCCGCACGCCGCCCTTCCCGCTGCCGCTGGAGCCCGCCACgcagcagctcctctgggcCGCGCTCAGCGCCCAGCCCGACGTCAGCTTCTACCTGCTGCCGCGGGCGCGCCTGCCGCTCCGCCTGCACGACCG atatgAAGAAATAGACCTTGAAACAGGAATACTGGAAACCAAAAGAGATCCTGTTCCTTCAGATGATATTTATCCTGTCCACATGATTTTGGATAATAAAGATGGCATACAAGGTTCCTGCCAGTATTTTAAAGAGAGAATAGATATCACTGATCAAATAAGGAGGAAGGATTTGCAGCCCTGTTATACTTATATAGAAGCTGTTGAAAA ATGGGGAGAGAAACTAGTCATTGTTGCTTCCCAAGACCAGCGTTACAGAGCTTTAATAGGCTGGGAAGGGGACCCAGACTTAAAACTCCCTGACTTCTCCTACTGTATATTGGAGCGTTTAGGTCGTGCTAGGTGGCAAGGCGAGCTTCAGAGGGACCTTCACAGTGGGGCTTTCAA AGTGGATGCTGGAAAAATTCATTATCACCGAAGAGTATTGGACAGAAATGGTCTCATAACAATGCAGTCCCATGTCATAAGACTACCAAGTGGAGCACAGCAACACTCAATTCTTCTACTTCTGACTCGCTTTCATGTTGATAG GAGGAGCAAATACGATATTCTAATGGAGAAGCTCTCAAGTATGCTAAGTGCTCGTTCAAACCAGATGGAAACATTAGGAAACTTGAGGGAAGAATTG GGTCTTTGTGAGAGGACTTTCAAACGTCTGTATCAATATATGATGAATGCTGGCCTAGCCAAGGTAATATCCATCCCATTACAAGATATACACCCCAATGGAGGACCCTACAAGACAAAGAAAG GAACTGATGTCATGGTCCGTTGCCTTAAATTACTAAAGGAATTTcggaagaaaatggaagattatcatgatgatgatgaagaagaGATTATCACAAAAGCTGTTCAGCCTGTGGATATTGTTTGCGAAAGGGATATGCTCACCCAGGCTTATGAGCTAA TTGAAAGTAGGGGAACCAAAGGTATTTCTCAGGCAGAAATTCGCTTGGCTATGAATGTGGGGAAGCTAGAAGCAAGGATGCTCTGTCGTCTTCTGGAGAGGTACAAAGTTGTCAAG GGTTTTATGGAGGATGAAGGTCGGCAAAGGACAACAAAGtatatttcatacatttttgCAGAGGAGAGTGATTTAAACCGTCAgtttgagagagagaaggctAGGAGTGAGCAGTTAGCTACGGTTACTTTGGCTCTAGTGCCAGAAGATTCCCCACCTGTGGAAGATGTGTCTCCTGGAGAAGATGATACTTTGGTCTCAGAGTCTGACAATGAAGAAGGGAAAGATggcaagaagagaggaaaaggtcAGAAGGCCAACTCTGGTTCTCTGTTGAAATTAAGTTTCCAAGATGATACCCATCAGTCAACACCAGCTAAAG GCTCAAAGCCAACAGCTGTGAAGTCTCAGGGGAAGAAGCTGCCTTCCCCTCAAATTCTTGAAGAGCCTGATGAGCTCCCAGACAACATTTCAGGGGAGACTTCTACTTTGGAAACTCTAAAGCAGGAGTCCAGTCTTTCCACCTGTGCTCATTCCGCTGATGAAGATGGGGATGTGGCTGTGGTGGAGGAGGTCAGACTTGAAGACCCTAAG AAGACATGTGgccaaaagaaggaaaagcgTTCCAAAGCTACAGCAGTGGAGAGATCTCATGAAACATACAGGCTGCTGAAGCGCCGAAATCTCATTGTGGAAGCTGTTCGAAACCTCCGGCTAATTGAAAGCTTGTTCAC GCTTCAGAAAATGGTCATGGATCAAGAGAAGCAAGAAGGTGTCTCCACTAAATGCTGCAAAAAGTCTATCGTACGACTGGTACAGAAGCTTGCGCAAGAAGGACTCCTCAGGCTGTATCGTACTACAGTCATTCAAGATGGCATTAGTAAAAAG GTAGAGTTTGTTGTGCATCCGTCAGTGAGTCCTAATGATCCCCTTGTAAAAAGTGCCATCGAGCAGGTGCGTTTCCGAATCTCCAATTCAAGCACGGCAAACAG GATTAAAGTTCCCCAGACACCAACATCCCAGGACCatgctgaggaagaaaatgtgggGCAAGAGGCAGTTCCTGATTCAGGAGAAACGCAAGAAAGCTCATGTAAAGCCGATAATAATAGTCGGGCaagaaaaactgatgaaaaaatgGGCATAACACAGCTAAAAAACTATCACCCTGTTACAG TTCCAGGACTTGGGCGTTCTCTTGGCTTTCTTCCCAAAATGCCCCGTTTAAGAATGGTCCACATGTTCCTCTGGTACTTAATTTATGGGCACCCTTTAAATGGAACACAGCAAAAAGGAGGTAGTGATGGTgagaaaaaaggcagcaaacaaGGGCTGGATGTGAATGCAGCTGTACTTGAAGCGCAACCAGATGGAACCTTAGAAATTATGACAACTGTGGTGAATCCTGAAAGCTCTGCGCAGGAGACTGAAGTAGAGTTGTCTAATCAAACAG TGTATGTGGATGATGTGTCGTGGATGCGCTATgtccctcctctcccagttcACAGAGAGTTTGGATTTGGATGGGCTCTTGTTAGTGACATTCTTCTCTGCTTGCCTCTCTCACTCTTTGTTCAGATAGTACAAGTCAGCTACAAG GTGGATGGTctggaagattttttaaatgacccACTAAAAAAGCACACTCTGATCAGATTTCTTCCAAGGTCAGTCCGACAGCAGCTTCTCTACAAAAG GAGGTATATCTTTTCAGTGGTAGAAAACCTTCAAAGATTATGTTACATGGGACTGATACAGTTTGGCCCAACAGAGAAGTTTCAAGACAAAGAccag GTCTTTGTGTATATGAAGAGAAACGCTGTGATTGTTGATACCACTATCTGTGACCCCCACTATAACCTGGCTCAAAGTAGCCGCCCATTTGAGAGACGTTTATATGTTCTGAATACCATGCAGGATGTGGAAAACTTCTGGTTTGATTTGCAGTGTGTCTGCCTTAATACACCATTGG GAGTTGTCCGCTGTCCTCGTTCAAAGAGAAGTAATCTTCAAGGGGAGGAGACTGCACTAGATGTGGAAATGGAACAAGAGTCAGCAGTGGATAAACACAACCTGGAACGAAAGTGTGCAATGTTGGAATATACCAC AGGTAGCCGAGAGGTGGTTGATGATGGAACTATCCCTGGAGATGGGTTAGGAGCTGCAGGTCTGGATTCCAGCTTTTATGGGCATCTAAAACGCAATTGGATCTGGACAAGCTACATCATCAATAAGACTAGGAAG GAAAGTACAGTTTCTGAAAATGGACTGACAGTGAGACTCCAAACCTTCTTAACAAAACACCCCCTTCCACTCAGTACTGGAG gtaacaaaattaatattttgggagaaggaaaggtAGGATCTGAGTCACTTGTCCACAAAGAGGAATGTATTGAAATAAGTAAAGAACCAACCCAGGATCGAACCAAACGAGTGAGAGGTGGAAAAAGCCAAAAGAGGAAGAGGCTTAGGAAAGACATTGGAAAGAAGacgaagaagaaaaagaaag AAGAGGATTCtgtagaaaaaagcaaaagactcCGCTACCATGATGAAGCTGACCAGAGTGCCCTGCAGAGAATGACACGTCTGCGTGTCACCTGGACAGTGCAAGAAGACAGTCTGCTCATGCTGTGCCGAATTGCTAGTCATGTGCTAAATGCAAAG GTAAAAGGGCCCTTTGTTCCGTGGCAAGTAGTTCGGGATATCATGCATGCCAGCTTTGAGGAGTCCCTCGATAAAACTTCTCATTCTGTTGGACGAAGAGCTCGTTATATTGTCAGAAATCCACAGACCTACCTTAATTATAA AGTTTGCCTTGCTGAGGTTTACCAAGATAAAGCCCTCATTGAAGATTTCATgaatagagaaaataattatgaagATCCACAG GTTTGCGCAAAGGAGTTTAAAGAGTTTgtggaaaggctgaaagagaaattcagtTCAACCCTGGGGAATCCCAAACTTGAGATTCCTGATACTTTGCAGGAGCTCTTTTCCAG ATTTCGAGTTTTGGCAATCGGAGAAGACACAAATCAAAACGCAAAAGAGGATAGTCTAAGCAG tgtCTATGATATTCATTTTCTAGTGCTACAGAATTTGATTCAGAGCACTCTGGCACTCTCAGATAACCAGATGAAATCTTGCCAGTCATTTCAG acATTTCGTTTGTACCGGGAGTACCGGGATGACATTCTTGTGAAGGCTTTCCTGGAGTGTCAGAAGAGAAGCTTGGTCAATCGCCGTCGAGTAAACCACACATTGGGTCCAAAGAAAAGCCGGGCTTTGCCTTTTGTACCCATGTCCTATCAACTGTCTCAAAGTTACTACAG AGTTTTTACATGGCGGTTTCCCAGTACAATTTGTACAGAGTCCTTTCAGTTCCTCGAGAAGCTCAAGGATGCTGAAAAATCAGACCAGCCAGATAACTTCTCATTTAAAgatcaagaaaacaaagcatcagAAGGCATGATTGCATTTCCTATGGATGGACCTGGCGGCCAGTGTGTGGCGATGCTTTCCCTATTCTCCCTGGGACTTGTATCTGTGAATGTGAGAATCCCAGAGCAGATAGTTGTGGTGGACAGCACTATGGTGGAAAATGAAGTGATAAAAAG TTTGGGAAAAGAAGGACTTGAGGATGATGATGACGATGATGATGACTTAGATGACAGCTCTGGAGGCAAACGGAGAATAGAAGTAAAAGCTCGTCAAGCATCTCATACCAATTACTTACTGATGAGAGGCTACTATGCCCCTGGAATTGTCAGCACGCGCAATCTGAGTCCCAGTGACAATATCGTGGTCAATTCCTGCCAGGTGAAGGTTAAGCTGCGATGTACACCAGTTCCAGGAAGACTCAGCTCTCCAG tttcttctctgcttgATAACATGGTTGTGGGAGTCTCCTGCCTCCCTGAAACTTTTACTAGGCTGATAAAAgtccaagaagaaaattatgaagtTGATCAGTTTCTTCATGAGTGTACAGAACGTTATGGCTATAATCCCAGAGATGTAGCTGCTGTTTTGGAGATCCGGAACGCAATAGAGGCAACTTCCCACTTTGGAATTTGCAAAGCTGAGCTGAGCAAACGTTTCTGCAGCTATGAAGAGGTGGAACCTGAACGCACCAGGAGCTTGGAGCAGTACATTCAG gacCTTATTGAAATGCAGCAGGTTTTAGAAGTAGGAGGCCATGCTGTAAGACTGGTTGCAATAGTATTTGCCAAGCCATGGCTATTACATTCGGTATGTCTGAAGAATAAACCAGATGATTCTGATCAGCAAGGTGCAGACACCACTCTCCCAGATGTACAACAGGATTGCCTGCCATCAGAACCAAAGAAGGGAGAGGAATGTTcgagagaggaggagcagctgggaaaagaCACACAATCTCTCAGTGATGAAGAACCCCCAAGGAAGAGATGTAAGACTCAAAATGCTGTCCTTCAGGATGGCAGTCAACTCTGCCAGGGTTCACAGAGTGGTTTGAaaagtgcaaatgaaaataactttgatGCAGGTGTTACTGATCCTGTTGCAATGAAGGAAGCTTTAATCATGGATGAAGAAACAGGCTCCCTGGAAGGGCAGACAGAACACCCAGCTGAACACCCAGTGGGTGCTCCAGATGCTGTGAATGTGGACACTTACAAGAAACAAGATAAATCTTGTTCTGAGGACAAAGAACTTGAAGTAGAGAATGATGAGCTCAGCACTGAGCATAACAAGCAGATCCCTAGCCTTGAACAATCAGCCAACGAGCAGGATGATGATCTTTCCTACTTACAGGAGAACCCAGGAGTCTCTAAAG